The Lactuca sativa cultivar Salinas chromosome 2, Lsat_Salinas_v11, whole genome shotgun sequence genome includes the window TCTCTGATCCAAGGCTCTATTACGTGAAGCCCGAACCCCAGGCCCAAAACTTAAGGCCCAACACATCATTTATCCCAAAAGCCCATAgaggggttacgcggggcgtacctcctttggtacgctcagcatactcaaGCATGCACAATTCTGATCGGGGACCTCAGCCCAGTACGCAGGGCTTACTAagattacactgggcgtactctcagttttgcttaaatcaatttttggttcttaatccgttaagaccttaactcatctcttggatctggacttcctaacatctcctactccataaagttatcgactttaagcctttgcatggctgaagaaGTCACAAGCACACAAAACACTTATTCTCTTTACCCATTAAGCTCTTATCTCATGCATAACTTGGCTCCAACACccaagatcccatttttatgacattacaccactAATAAGCTCAAAAGGGGAGGGTCTTAGTCTCTAGAGTTCAGTATCTCATCAAGTCTCCAcctttttgggacaaaaccctaaagtaCCCCATTAACATACTTAAAACAAAAGAGaggtaaagtttgaagctttatacctcaaaaggaagctcccatctcatatatgcttagatctagaagcttggactccaactccttcttcttcaaggcttCCACTTCTCCTCAAGAGCACACAAAACTCTCAAAAGCTCTTAAATACACATACAAGATCCAAGAATGAAGGACTAGGGTTTTGGAGGGTTTGCTCTCTGAGaaaggtggccaggaatgaggccatctcattctttatatagggtcacttaaaatattagggttttccttctgtgcctagtacgtccaacgtactcagTGGCTCTTGGTTAAGGAACACGCGcatttgtacgctaagcgtacacatacgtacgcccaatgtacttcgCTGCCACACTTCTCCACTTTAGGGACACATCTTGCCAAATCTCAAACTTCCATAATTTCTTTGATATAACTCTAATTTCAAAGATCCTCATACCTACGGAAAGGTGATGAGATGCCTTACGATTCCAGAAACTCGCCACAACCCGAGACTTCCTCATGCCCGGCTCGTGGCCCACGAACCCTATTCATGGACCCTCCgaatcaggatgttacacatTAGGGACATGATATGTATTAATGTGCTAAGGCCTTATGGTTATTACCTTTGCTTTAAGACCATTACTTGGATATAGTCCACAAAATGTGTTGAATCTTCATCTTTGTCTGCATCACCGACTCTTTCTAAAGACATTGTTTATGAAAATATCACattcttatataatagtaatattaTAATATATGTTGTATTGCATCACTTTATACGTCATCTTCTTTACAATCGAACAATCGATTGTAAATACAATACTAAATGTTGCTCGTGAGTCCTTAGCGAGATCAGTTGTACGCTAACTTATACTATATTGATTGGACATAAAGTAACATTATACATAATAAATGCAACCTGCCAGACCATACTGAGCTAACTCTTGGAAAACGAATCATCACGGCTTTACAACCGTTAATTGACGACTTTGTAAAAAAAAGAAGGTAAAatggttttcttctgatgattaGTGTCATCTTATAAACAAATAATTCAAccatttgtatttaattttacaaaaaaatatgGATCCATAATAGTTataaggataatgacttgaaaaggTAACCAACTATACCCTTTGTACATATTTGGTCACTTAATTTTTTTGGTGCTCTGTTAACCGTTAAACTTGTTATTTTGTTCAAAAGATACCATTATTACCGGGTATTGAAGCTTTAGTTGGTCATGTTGAATTTTCCTGCGAAGCTATGAATTTTCTGGCGAATGCAACCTGAAATCGAACCCTAGGTTTGAGTTATGGCCCTTCATCCATGGGACCTTCGAATACCCATCACACCTCCACCTCTCTCTTCATCCATGACAGATCTCGAGTTCACCATCTATTCATCATCTCCATTAACGAATAAACATCACACATCCACCCGCAACACCTTCGAATACCCATCTTATTCATCATCTCCATTAATGAACCTGCAACACCTTCATCCATGGCAGATCTCGAGTTCATCGATGGTATGTTtctggaacccttcatcttcctCGAGTTCAAACCATTCATACATGGTAAATTTCGATTTGTTTATGTTCCTTCATCTTCCTCGAGTTTAAACCATACAAAAACCCACAAAATCGTTTTTCGGACCTTCAATTTCTGATGAACAAGATgtaagtgtgtgtgtgttctagaaatcgttatgaaaattcgttttcgatTTTTGGACCTTCGATTTATGATGAACAAAGAACTCGAAAACTAAAATAGTTTTCAGAAACAGACGAACAGATGACAATAAGTGTTTTTGAAATCGTTTTTAGATATGCAATTGTTCCTAACATCATTTGGCCGGAACACCCCTGGAGAAGACGACCGTAATGACATATTCACCGGAAACCTTCACCCGAGAATAATGATATCTTTTGAACGAAATAGCAAGTTTGATGTTTAACAGAGCACCGAAAAAAATTAAATGACCAAATATGTACAAAAGATATAGTTTTTTACTCTCTCAAGTCATTATTCTATAGTTCTACAacctttaaataaataaatctaaaattataataatacatTGAAACAAATTAAAAAAGAACGGTACAATTCTTAAGAGTCTACACTATACACATGGTCATGTATCATGCTGCCACAAAAACCCTATTAAAAAGACTTCAAAAACCCCTGTTTTCTTATCCATAACTGTTCTTCTTCATCCCCTCCTCTCGAAAAACCTCCGTGAACTACTACAATGGACACAAGCTCCCTTCTAATACATCAGCCATTACCATGCTCAtatatttcttcttcttcttcttcttcatgctCGAAACCTAAATTTACTCTCAATTCCTCTCCTTGTTCATCGTTTACTTCTTATCCGTTCGGGAAATGCCTTCGGTGGAATGTCCTCCCGCCAACAACCACCGTGCTCTTCTCTCTACCTCAATCATCACTCTTCCGTACCTCTGCGCTTGCAGTAGAGGAGATTTTGGAAAAATCCACCTTGGAGGATTCTGTTTCCTCGCTTCCCAAAGTGCCTATGCCGAAAATCGATAAAAGCGGGAGGTTTTGTAGTCCTAGAGCTGCCAGAGAGCTTGCGTTGTAAGTCAAATTATACCTCAATATCTAGATCTCATAGAATTTTGAATCTGTTTATGCGTATTCGATTATACCCACCATGAGAATCATTGTTTGATTGATACTAATCTCATTGCTTTGTTTATTGTATGTTTCTAAATGTTAGGTCAATCATATATGCTGCTTGTTTAGAAGGATCCGATCCTGTACGTCTGTTTGAGAGAAGAGTGAATGCCAGAAGAGGTAAGTATTTTATTTTGCTTGCCTTTCTTCATGATTTTGTGTGCTGTTTTAAGCAGAATTAACTCCTTATAAGTTTATGATCCAACTCGTCTACCTAATATCTGAGAGACTAACCATGAAGTATATCTGAAAATTGAAGAACTAGGGTACGAATTTGATAAAGAGACATTGATGGAATACAATCATATGAGCTTTGGAGGACCCCCTGTGAAAACAGAAACAGCTGAAGAAGCCGATGAGCTTCTGCAATTAGATGAAAAAGCCTCTGAAATTGGTACAACACAAATAACATCAACTACAAAATTCTTCAAATTGATTTAACTTCTCATTCTTTAAAAATCTTTGAATAATTTTGGCTTCTGTATTCTATCTCAGAGGCAGAAGTCCTTTCAGCCCCTCCAAAGCTGGTATACAGTAAATTAATCTTGCGGTATGCATTCAACAGAAGTAAAATAAGTGCTGATAAAATTCAACCTCTGAAAACTTAATCccctgattattattattattattattattattattattattattaatttttttttgtcttcAAATGCAGCTTCACAAGGAAATTATTGGTGGCAGTAGCAGAGAAGTGGGATGATCATGTTGTGGTCATTGAAAAAGTTGCTCCACAAAATTGGAAGGTTTGAACCACCTTGCCACTTTTGTCCCCAACACAGTATAACCTGTTCTGTTCTGTCCTGTTTCGCAGTATAACCTTTTTGGGAGAGACAAAAGTTGCACTTTTTGTCCCATATAATATAATCAACATTGGTGCAATGCATGTCAAACACAGTATAATATGTTCTGTTTGGTTCTACTTTTTTGGATGTTCCACCTTTTTGAGTGAGAGAAAAAGCTGCAAATTTTGTCTCATTGTCTAATGCATGTCAAACACAGTATAACATGTTCTATCAAGATCCACTTTTTTGGAATCCAATATAACCTCTTTTCATGTTCCACCTTTTTGGGCGAGACAAAAAGCTGCAATTTTTGTCCCATTGACATCAACTCACTCCGATACATGTCAAACACAGTATAAcctgttttgttttgttcagaatGAACCAGCAGGAAGAATCTTGGAGCTTTCAATTCTCCACCTGGCCATGTCTGAAATCGATGTTTTGGGTACACGTCACCAAATTGTGATAAACGAGGTTCATTTCTTCATACCCTTTTAAAGTTCTTATTAACCCTTTCTTATAACAACAATcaattgatttaaacatttttgggtgtttatttatttattaatataaaggcagtagatcttgCAAAACGGTTTTGTGATGGATCAGCACCCCGGACAGTGAATGGATGCCTGAGGACATTCATAAAGGGCATAAAAGGAAATAGTGTGGCTCTTGCACAAGATTTGGAGACTAAAAAAGAAATCATCTCAAATGAGTTGTAGAAtttatactctttttgagttTGAGATAATGCCAAATACCAACCAGAATATATAGACTTTTTTAGTGAAGTCTTGTTGTAAGAAAGAGGAGTTGTTGTGAACTTGTTTGCAAAGTGGTGTGTGGAGGATCAACACCTAAAGAGAACGCATTTCTTCGTGTATCTAAAACGGCGTTTTTTTGATGACATATTTGTGTATGATATAATGTTTTTAGGTTGGAATTGGATATTTTGATGTTAAAAAGAACTTGCATTTGGCTTGTATTTAACATGTagtataatttttattttcactTGCATTTGACCTTATATGTATGTGCTATTTCTTTTTAACTAAATGGATTGTATGGAGATATAATCATTTGAACTATAATATTGATGTGAAAAAAATGATAGATATTTGTGAGGTTAAGCATTGGAGATGATCTTAGAAAACTGTACCACACTGCGAAAGTTCTAAACCGTTTTATATGGTATGGTTGGTTTTTTTCCATTAGGATACACGAAACCTTGGAAAACTTTAACCCTAAGTTATATCTATCTATACTTATAATGGGCCTTCCGAAGTCATACGGTTATAGATAAGTTGATATTTCAAACCATATTGATTTGAAACATAAGAACTTTTGTATTCTTGTAACTAATGACAATTAGTAATTTCCTTTCCTTCACTTTAATTTCCTTTTAAAAACttatttcatattttataaaacatattttccTTAGAGTTTCAAGTGGTCTCACAACCCTATTTCATTTGATCCTAACTCTATGAAAATTCCTTACAAATTCCAAGTCGAGACAAATGGTTAGAAACAAGATAGATGTGATTTCGCAAATATTCGGTTAATCAGACGTTAGACTACCATTTTAATCATTTTGGTTCAAATCCATAGTTCTCACCTTCTCTCAACCTTCTTATTTTAGTATTTTATGCGTTCATTGCTCATTGATTCGATGTGCATGAATCATGAACGACTATAACTATATTTATGATATGTGCTTTGTTCtcattttcttaaatttttttcGAGCTTGAAATGATGATAAATTGTTTTCCTTGTTGATTTGACTgccaatatgatgacaaaaatgtATTAGCTCTATTTGATATCCCTTGATTCTTAATGTGATTGAATTGGATTTTTAAGTTTTTGAAATCTTACAACATGTTTGTTCATTTGAACATAGAATGAAATGATGGTTAATAAGATTATCTATCAGTTTGATTTGTCATCAAAATGGCAAAATAAGTATTAGTTATGTTTGATCGTTCttcaattttgattttatttgttttCACTATGATCTTTTTACATTCTTATCTATAATCTTATATTAACTTTCCTTTTATGGTTTATGATGTTTAATTGATGTTTTTGACTTAATGTGATTGAGTTGAAGTTTTTGAAATCTTATGGTTTTTATGTCTTTCAAATCTTACGATGCTTTTGTAAATTTGAAGGGAGAATGAAGTGATGATTAATAGACACTTTGTTGGTTTGATTTGTGAGCATGATGGCTGAATAAGTATTAGTTTTGtttgattttatttgtttttgtaaCAACCTAAAGATAAAAGATATAAAATTTGGGCTTTCAATGGTTTAAATATATTATTGGACTTTTGGAACATTGAGCCCCTATCCCAAGAAAATAACTTAAAACTCAATTATTGTTAAAATGAGGATTTAATGAAACATCTCTTACATATagtgattttaaaatgattttaaattaaaGTTTCTATCCCAAAATCAAAGTTCAAATTTTAAACATATGTGGATAAACATTTGGTCCCGATTCAGGTTTAGTTTAAAACATAGTGAtgacattgatgggttttagccatatgaatattcctatgtgcacatgcaaaccctaatgcttggatctaggtttctctaattaaacatgctttgaatccaagacttctaatgactaattaggtataagaacaatacaaaagcagaactagaagtttacctttgaatctcttgtttgatcttgttgtatTGGAGCTTtaaagtcacaattgtcactcctctaatggcttacaaacaccaactagcaaggaggatgatttgagagagaggagagggattagaaatcggccagggtttctttgctttagcataggtgtcgatttcccttgccttaggggtctatttatacttgtaaggctcctagggtttc containing:
- the LOC111898618 gene encoding uncharacterized protein LOC111898618, with amino-acid sequence MDTSSLLIHQPLPCSYISSSSSSSCSKPKFTLNSSPCSSFTSYPFGKCLRWNVLPPTTTVLFSLPQSSLFRTSALAVEEILEKSTLEDSVSSLPKVPMPKIDKSGRFCSPRAARELALSIIYAACLEGSDPVRLFERRVNARRELGYEFDKETLMEYNHMSFGGPPVKTETAEEADELLQLDEKASEIEAEVLSAPPKLVYSKLILRFTRKLLVAVAEKWDDHVVVIEKVAPQNWKNEPAGRILELSILHLAMSEIDVLGTRHQIVINEAVDLAKRFCDGSAPRTVNGCLRTFIKGIKGNSVALAQDLETKKEIISNEL